The Pelagicoccus enzymogenes genome segment TTTCGCAGGGAGGCGTTTGGGGTCGTATGTTCTTCTCTTTCGCGAAGTTGCGAATCATGCGCGCGTCGATGGGGTCGGTCTTTGCCTTGACCCCCTCGCTCTTGGCGTAGTGTCGCACTCGAGCCGGGTTGACCCTGGCGAAGGGGAGGCCCTTGGCGAGGAGTTGCTGCATGAGGATTCGCTCGTATCCGCCGGTCGCCTCGAAGACGGCCAAGGGCGTCTTGAAGGTGGCGATGTGGTCGGTCAGCTCGCTAAGGGCGTCTGCTTTGTTGGATACGCTGAAACTTCGCTTGTCGCTGAGCGCTTCAAGTGTATCTTTCGATATGTCGATTGCGATAATGTCGTATTCGGTGGGATTCATGGCTTGTATCTGTCTTGTAGAGGTGAGCTCGCGTCTTTGATGACGGGCTCTTTCAACTGTTTGATATCCAAGCCAGGTCGCTTCGAGGGATCGCTGCTCAGCGCTGAGCTCGCTCAATGAGGGCTCCGGACGCAGATTGATCTCACTCGAAACGCGTTCGGACCGGTGGCCGCCGGTTCGAACGATCCTGGCATCCTCTGAAAATGCCATTTGCAGAGGGCTTTTCGAGCCCTTCCTCCGACGAGTTATGGACTCATTCTCGGAAGGGCTCAAAAAGCTGGAAATCAATGGTGGGGAACCTACAAGG includes the following:
- a CDS encoding IS110 family transposase — encoded protein: MAFSEDARIVRTGGHRSERVSSEINLRPEPSLSELSAEQRSLEATWLGYQTVERARHQRRELTSTRQIQAMNPTEYDIIAIDISKDTLEALSDKRSFSVSNKADALSELTDHIATFKTPLAVFEATGGYERILMQQLLAKGLPFARVNPARVRHYAKSEGVKAKTDPIDARMIRNFAKEKNIRPQTPPCEKRQQLAALLDRRSHLSEQLSREKNRRQNSDPLIHPSIERMIAIVQNELETIEEDIRELVQSDAKMRSQQGIALSVCGVGEVTAWTLLAHLSEIESLNRNQIVALAGIAPFNDDSGKTKKKRRIQEGRAKVRRCLYMATKTAAVHNEVIRPYVQKLRDKGKPYKCAIVAGMRKMLIHIQSLFKKLNLQLAQ